In Deltaproteobacteria bacterium, the DNA window GCTTTCCGTCGTGGAGGCCGGGATTTCGAAGATCGACGCATGATATCTCGCGCAGAGATCACAAGGGCACGCAGAGAATTTGTGATGCATGCGTAAGACATCATCTGTTCTCTTGGTGCCCCTGGTGCCTTTGTGATTGAGTATTTCTTTACTATGAAAACGAACCCCACCATACGAGACATCGCCGCGGCGGCCAGGGTGTCCGCCGCGGCGGTGTCGCTGGCCCTGAACAACCGGCCGGGGGTCAGTGAAAAAACCCGGCGCCGCATTCAGAAAATCGCCCGCCGTATGGACTATCGGCCCAATTACGCCGCCAAACGCCTCATGGGGCACCCCAGCCACACCATCGGCCTGATCCTGCGCAACATCGCCGACCCCTTTTTCCCGGAGCTGGCTCTGGGCGTTGAGGAAAAGGCGACCGAAATGGGCTACAGCCTGCTGCTGTGCAACACCAACGGCACGTTGGCCAAGGAAAAAAGCGCGCTGGATGCCTTGCGTGCCAAAGGGGTGGACGGCGTTATCCTTTCGACGGTCACCGTGGATGATCCCAATGTCAAGCCGCTCATCGATGCCGGTGTTCCCTTCGTCTGCGTCAACCGCTTCGTCATGGATCCAGCCGTCGAAAGCAAAACCGACTATGTGGTGCTGGACAATTACGCCTGCGGTTACGAGGGCATGCGTCACCTTTTACGGATGGGTTATGAGCGCATCGCCATCCTGACCGGGGATTTGAACACCTCCACCGCGGCCCTGCGTCGCCAAGGCGAGCGTGATGCCCTGGCGTCATACGGCGTCGACCAGGACCGGAGACTGGTGGTCGAGTGCGGCTGGTCGCGGAAGCGCGCTTTTGAAGCCGCCCGGCACTTTCTGGGATTAAAGGAGCGGCCCGAGGCTTTTTTTGTCCACGACGACCACATGGCCCTCGGTGCCAGAGAGGCCGTGCTGGGTGAAGGGTTGGCCATTCCGGACGATGTGGCCCTTTTAGGAATCGACGACATTCAAATGGCTTCGCTTACCGGTGTGGATCTCTCGACCATCAGCCAGAAAAAATATGACATGGGGGTCATGGGTGCGAAAATCCTGATCGATAAAATTGAAGAAAGCACGCCTCCCATGGTGAACAAGATCATGCTCGAGCCCCGTCTCATGATCCGCAAATCGTGCGGGTACCATCTCCGGGGCTACGTGCGGTGAAAAGCGCGGCGTTGCGTTTTGGTTTCAGGATTTTGAGGGGTATTTTCCCCGCCACACGATGTCGCGGTAGTTGGCAGGATCCGTGGCTCCTTCCGTGTTGAAAAAGAGGCACACCGACCCGCTGTCCATCCCCAATTGCCTCCTTAAATCCTCGAATCTGGAATGGTTCATCAGCAGGTCTATGACGCCGGCACCGATGGAACCGGACTCTCCCGCCTCAACCACGGCATCTCCGGACAGGGGATTGGCAAGAATGCGCATGCCGTCTGCGGCTACATAATCGTCGCAGCTCACGTAGGCGGAAGGAAGGTCGCGCAGGATTTCCCATGATATGGGGTTGGGTTCCCCACAGGCCAGGCCGGCCATGATGGTACTCAAATCGCCCTCGGCGGGGTGCGGTTTACCATCGCCGGCGGCAACGGATGCAAGCATGCAGGCGGCCTGTTGCGGTTCCATA includes these proteins:
- a CDS encoding LacI family transcriptional regulator, which produces MKTNPTIRDIAAAARVSAAAVSLALNNRPGVSEKTRRRIQKIARRMDYRPNYAAKRLMGHPSHTIGLILRNIADPFFPELALGVEEKATEMGYSLLLCNTNGTLAKEKSALDALRAKGVDGVILSTVTVDDPNVKPLIDAGVPFVCVNRFVMDPAVESKTDYVVLDNYACGYEGMRHLLRMGYERIAILTGDLNTSTAALRRQGERDALASYGVDQDRRLVVECGWSRKRAFEAARHFLGLKERPEAFFVHDDHMALGAREAVLGEGLAIPDDVALLGIDDIQMASLTGVDLSTISQKKYDMGVMGAKILIDKIEESTPPMVNKIMLEPRLMIRKSCGYHLRGYVR